A stretch of the Desulfobacter sp. genome encodes the following:
- a CDS encoding IS4 family transposase, translating into MTHISVPKKQLRSLNFDNFRCPLIKSLSKAPELQSRGDRPLKMTFEDQINALVYFHLQEHKSARHLIQDLKENVFAKENIAPDGGISRSSFCEAINHRGLEQLQFIFEDLYKQALECHPGEHAELGELVSIDGSLINAVLSMHWANYRKGSKKAKVHCGFDINHGIPNKIFLTEGNGAERTFVPKIVSKGQTGVMDRGYQSHKEFDLLQEQGKHFVCRIKTRTTRTIIDNHETPSDSYIFYDALVKLGTPNQNQTKRPVRVVGYKIAGVKYYVATDRHDLTAEQIATIYKLRWTIEDFFKWWKEHLKVYHLIARSEYGLMVQILGGLITYLLLAIHCQKQFNEKVTIKRVRQLRTAILNDLFGCEEQGSHSSNRDNIVKDQKIIEQAKN; encoded by the coding sequence ATGACGCACATCTCAGTCCCTAAAAAACAACTACGGTCCCTGAACTTTGACAATTTCAGGTGCCCTCTGATAAAGTCACTTTCAAAAGCACCGGAATTACAATCTCGAGGAGACCGCCCTTTAAAAATGACATTCGAAGACCAGATAAATGCTTTGGTTTATTTCCATCTTCAGGAGCACAAGTCTGCCCGACATTTAATTCAGGATCTCAAGGAGAATGTTTTTGCTAAAGAAAATATTGCGCCAGACGGTGGTATCAGCCGTAGTAGTTTCTGTGAAGCCATCAATCACAGGGGACTCGAACAACTGCAATTTATCTTTGAGGATCTTTATAAACAGGCTCTTGAGTGTCATCCGGGTGAACACGCCGAGTTAGGAGAGTTGGTTTCCATTGACGGTAGTCTCATAAATGCAGTCCTTTCAATGCACTGGGCGAACTACAGAAAAGGAAGTAAAAAAGCCAAAGTACATTGCGGATTTGACATTAATCACGGAATCCCAAACAAAATCTTTTTGACTGAAGGCAACGGCGCTGAACGCACCTTTGTTCCCAAAATAGTTTCCAAGGGGCAAACAGGTGTTATGGATCGTGGATATCAATCCCATAAAGAATTTGACCTGCTTCAGGAGCAAGGCAAACATTTTGTCTGCCGTATAAAAACCAGGACAACAAGAACAATTATTGATAACCACGAGACCCCTTCCGACAGCTACATTTTTTATGATGCACTGGTTAAACTTGGTACTCCGAATCAAAACCAGACGAAAAGGCCTGTTCGGGTTGTTGGCTATAAAATTGCTGGCGTCAAATACTATGTGGCAACTGACAGGCATGATTTAACAGCGGAACAAATAGCAACAATTTATAAACTCCGGTGGACCATTGAGGATTTTTTCAAATGGTGGAAAGAACATCTGAAGGTATATCATCTCATTGCCCGCAGTGAATACGGCCTTATGGTTCAGATTCTTGGCGGCCTTATCACTTACCTGTTACTGGCAATCCATTGCCAAAAACAGTTTAATGAAAAGGTCACGATCAAAAGAGTTCGGCAGCTGCGAACCGCCATTCTAAATGACCTGTTTGGCTGCGAGGAGCAGGGCTCTCATAGTTCAAACAGGGACAATATTGTCAAAGATCAAAAAATTATTGAGCAAGCAAAAAACTAA
- a CDS encoding cob(I)yrinic acid a,c-diamide adenosyltransferase → MKLYTGTGDRGKTSLFSGERVMKSSLQVEAYGEIDELNSFIGIVKAAWEIEDPELDRQIDCIQAQLLEAGAWMATRPGASSALFLPPFTHEPAQALESVIDQLSEHLPELKHFILPQGHLSATMAQAARAVCRRAERRMIAFATGASHGESKTDTLKNILVFLNRLSDYLFILARYLNKRHGMEDTLWKP, encoded by the coding sequence ATGAAATTGTATACAGGTACGGGGGACAGGGGGAAAACAAGTCTGTTCTCCGGCGAACGGGTGATGAAATCATCTCTGCAGGTTGAGGCCTACGGAGAAATCGACGAGCTCAATTCATTTATCGGAATTGTCAAGGCGGCCTGGGAGATCGAGGATCCCGAGTTGGATCGCCAGATCGACTGTATCCAGGCACAGCTCCTGGAAGCCGGGGCTTGGATGGCAACCCGTCCGGGCGCTTCATCTGCTTTATTTTTACCCCCTTTTACCCATGAACCGGCACAAGCGCTTGAATCCGTCATTGACCAGCTCTCCGAACACCTGCCCGAACTCAAGCATTTTATTCTGCCCCAGGGGCATTTGTCCGCAACCATGGCCCAGGCGGCAAGGGCTGTCTGCCGCAGGGCGGAGCGTCGGATGATCGCCTTTGCCACCGGGGCCAGCCATGGTGAAAGTAAAACAGATACGCTTAAGAATATCCTGGTTTTTCTCAACCGTCTGTCTGACTATCTTTTTATTCTTGCCAGGTACCTGAACAAGCGGCACGGCATGGAAGATACCTTGTGGAAACCATAA
- a CDS encoding cadherin-like domain-containing protein has product MLSERNGLIIDGDGSSSNLDIEIFLYDEFGGFVANNDDHGGGADGSTHNYDSYLDFGNLAEGNYVLRVGSWNLDSSEALADHNNSGGTGDYQVTLTGDVSVMSSSNSPLSIVGDESLEDGEINPLVTQTISADELGIDFGTDGPGDLDGVGPNGEIALSIDGGIWNPADMTLTFYQDGMSEVEGVLTPNGPATWTITMVNEAAEGEAPRYGYEFNQLTAVDHDVAGDGTQGSHNEEASWTVGMTIIDGDTASASIQVSIKDDGPSIVINQELINQSEGFSVSVTEDAFDIDATTPVPVASFFNGDYGTDGEGSISYELTLSLPAGETSVGSGLYTHDGNEIFLELDGDQIIGVQGGTTYFALFINDDGKLEFDQMQPIKHAGDSESLSLEGIGIEAVITDGDNDTDTTNFDLSPYSVSIEDSNPSAQDDSYLNTDNGDAFVVAEDGSLDIDLQDMLGNDLPGGDGGMEMDSFTQPAHGSLVQNGDGSFTYTPDENYNGEDSYTYTIIDADGDPSTATVTLNVTPVNDPPEAQDKFINVDQAREAFTMSEEVSDQETPDSGLTITIDTLPESGSLFYTDANGDQIEITGVTSLSQAEFDSLEYVVDQDGVVDPSVEFLLGTTDATGSIADWGTTNDGGMTYVSSLSTGTGTINAIVSGLNSDGTPAGIGFQNSPTTQHGVGIGMNGNVGDNQIQTNANGQGETLVLNFTDGADQAVSVTNVTIGFSGMGAYFNNGASQNAHVHWVAKDADGNIVAEGYENKPDSMAGDTGELNVDVADANGAALSFASLEVSVDGPDGSLGFGSATVKSIQVTKDAQDSFDYTVHDPEGLSDSATVYFDLDEFAGTSPFIVGSNADDIQGSEQAFEVPGPDVENDTSGEITGSGFDDIIAGDAGGVQQTESGSVQYIVEMDTSGSMDGSKLEDLQGAVKDMILDVYNQVDKTDSGLVDIQLQEFSDAVGQNASITFDKDAGTITVVNPVWVDAEHWWQEGHWETSNISFDFNADNDNDGIPDGLEENGGIFAWIDSLDADGNSTNYESALSGANGLVNSAYGENHVIFISDGLPNDRDGNTSVFDNGSDMAVSDIFGATEDKGWSLFTDETDTGNEVQALANSVDGIRVIGMTGSENITDVNGVVDAQGNIVNIHNTGDLMDAMDTTGDALMLGDSGSLSSVLGNLVETDLLPAGNDTINGNDGNDLIFGDVINTDGVAEDLADQGYDVSSINGLADGSGWEVFETLETELDGWERSDTIQYIQDNHEALAVESGREGGDDVITGGDGDDIIYGQEGNDTIDGGAGDDVIDGGTGIDTLVLMDDSYESLDFSNVSNMERIELADDGEAQTLSLTAQDVFAMSEGGSLEISGGNDGDQVSLDLSDGWTQSGDTYTANVDTGAGFVDVSISVTDVIVVTYDDQGNPVT; this is encoded by the coding sequence ATGGCGGCGGTGCTGACGGATCAACCCATAATTATGATTCCTATCTTGATTTTGGTAACCTTGCGGAAGGCAATTATGTCCTCCGGGTGGGCTCCTGGAACCTGGATTCATCTGAAGCCCTTGCCGATCATAATAACAGCGGAGGCACCGGAGATTATCAGGTCACCTTGACCGGCGACGTTAGTGTAATGTCTTCCTCAAATAGCCCGCTTTCCATTGTCGGTGACGAGAGTCTGGAGGATGGCGAGATCAATCCCCTGGTCACCCAGACCATTTCAGCCGATGAGCTGGGTATTGATTTTGGTACAGACGGCCCAGGTGATTTGGACGGTGTAGGCCCCAATGGTGAGATTGCCTTGTCCATAGACGGTGGAATCTGGAATCCTGCGGACATGACCCTGACCTTTTATCAGGACGGGATGAGTGAGGTTGAGGGTGTTCTTACCCCCAACGGTCCTGCCACCTGGACCATTACCATGGTCAATGAGGCCGCCGAAGGTGAAGCACCCAGATACGGGTATGAGTTTAATCAGCTTACGGCAGTTGATCATGATGTTGCCGGAGACGGGACTCAAGGCTCCCATAATGAAGAAGCATCCTGGACTGTCGGCATGACTATTATTGACGGTGATACGGCCTCTGCAAGTATTCAAGTGAGCATCAAGGATGACGGCCCCAGCATTGTGATTAATCAGGAGCTGATCAATCAGAGTGAGGGGTTTTCCGTTTCAGTGACCGAAGATGCCTTTGATATCGATGCTACCACCCCTGTTCCGGTTGCCTCTTTCTTTAACGGAGATTATGGCACTGACGGAGAGGGCAGCATAAGCTATGAGCTGACATTAAGCCTTCCTGCGGGAGAGACTTCTGTGGGGTCAGGCCTTTATACCCATGATGGGAATGAAATTTTTCTTGAGTTGGATGGTGATCAAATTATAGGTGTTCAGGGCGGAACAACTTATTTTGCTCTGTTCATTAATGACGATGGAAAGCTTGAGTTTGATCAGATGCAACCCATCAAGCATGCGGGTGATTCAGAAAGCCTCAGCCTTGAGGGCATTGGCATTGAAGCCGTTATTACAGATGGTGACAATGATACAGATACCACAAATTTTGATTTGAGCCCCTATTCAGTGTCCATAGAGGATTCTAATCCCAGTGCCCAGGATGACTCCTATCTGAATACTGATAATGGAGATGCCTTTGTGGTTGCAGAAGACGGCAGCCTTGACATTGATCTTCAGGACATGCTGGGCAACGACCTTCCAGGCGGTGACGGTGGAATGGAGATGGACAGTTTTACCCAGCCCGCACACGGCAGTCTGGTCCAGAATGGGGACGGCAGTTTTACCTATACACCCGATGAAAATTATAATGGGGAAGACAGTTATACCTACACCATTATTGATGCGGACGGGGACCCCTCCACGGCCACGGTAACCTTAAACGTGACCCCGGTCAATGATCCGCCCGAAGCTCAGGATAAGTTTATCAATGTGGATCAGGCCCGTGAGGCATTTACCATGTCCGAAGAGGTCTCTGACCAGGAAACCCCGGATTCAGGCCTGACCATCACCATTGATACCCTGCCTGAAAGCGGTAGTCTTTTTTATACGGATGCCAATGGTGACCAGATAGAAATCACAGGGGTTACAAGCCTGAGCCAGGCTGAATTTGACAGCCTGGAGTATGTGGTTGACCAGGACGGTGTTGTTGATCCGAGTGTTGAATTCCTTTTGGGTACCACAGATGCCACCGGTTCAATTGCAGACTGGGGTACTACAAATGACGGCGGAATGACCTATGTATCCTCCCTGTCAACGGGAACCGGCACCATTAACGCCATTGTCAGCGGTCTTAATTCTGACGGAACTCCTGCCGGTATCGGGTTTCAGAACAGCCCGACCACCCAGCACGGTGTGGGCATCGGTATGAACGGCAATGTCGGCGACAATCAGATCCAAACCAATGCAAATGGTCAAGGTGAAACCCTTGTTCTTAATTTTACAGATGGTGCTGACCAGGCTGTGAGTGTGACCAATGTGACCATCGGGTTCTCCGGCATGGGGGCTTATTTTAACAATGGCGCCTCCCAGAATGCACATGTGCACTGGGTGGCCAAGGATGCAGACGGTAACATTGTGGCCGAAGGCTACGAGAATAAGCCCGATTCCATGGCAGGCGATACCGGCGAGCTGAATGTGGATGTTGCTGATGCCAATGGGGCTGCCCTGTCATTTGCCAGCCTGGAAGTCTCTGTTGACGGGCCTGACGGTTCCCTTGGTTTCGGATCAGCCACGGTTAAATCCATCCAGGTGACCAAGGATGCCCAGGATTCATTTGACTATACCGTACATGATCCCGAAGGTCTCAGTGACTCAGCCACCGTTTACTTTGATCTTGACGAGTTTGCAGGTACATCCCCCTTTATTGTGGGCTCCAACGCTGATGATATCCAGGGATCTGAACAAGCCTTTGAAGTCCCCGGTCCGGATGTTGAAAATGATACCTCCGGTGAGATTACAGGTTCCGGGTTTGACGATATCATTGCAGGTGATGCCGGCGGCGTACAGCAGACCGAGTCGGGCAGTGTCCAGTATATTGTTGAAATGGATACTTCTGGCTCCATGGACGGTTCCAAACTGGAAGATCTTCAGGGGGCGGTTAAGGATATGATTCTTGATGTTTACAATCAGGTGGATAAGACCGATTCCGGCCTGGTTGACATTCAGCTTCAGGAGTTTTCCGACGCGGTTGGCCAGAATGCCAGCATCACCTTTGATAAAGATGCCGGAACCATCACTGTGGTCAATCCTGTCTGGGTTGATGCAGAACACTGGTGGCAGGAAGGCCATTGGGAAACTTCAAATATATCCTTTGATTTTAATGCCGACAACGACAATGATGGTATCCCTGACGGTCTTGAAGAGAACGGCGGGATTTTTGCCTGGATCGACAGCCTTGATGCAGACGGCAACAGCACCAACTATGAGTCTGCCCTGTCCGGGGCAAATGGTCTGGTAAACAGCGCCTATGGTGAGAACCATGTCATCTTTATCAGTGACGGTCTGCCCAATGACCGGGACGGGAATACAAGCGTATTCGACAATGGATCAGATATGGCTGTTTCGGATATATTTGGTGCCACTGAAGATAAAGGGTGGTCATTGTTTACAGATGAAACCGATACCGGAAATGAGGTTCAGGCCCTGGCCAATTCCGTGGACGGTATCAGGGTCATCGGCATGACCGGTTCTGAAAATATCACGGATGTGAACGGGGTGGTGGATGCCCAGGGTAACATTGTAAACATTCACAATACCGGGGATTTGATGGACGCCATGGATACAACAGGCGATGCTCTGATGCTGGGTGATTCAGGAAGCCTTTCTTCCGTTCTGGGCAATCTTGTGGAAACAGATCTATTACCGGCGGGCAATGACACCATCAACGGCAATGACGGCAATGACCTGATTTTCGGCGATGTCATCAATACCGACGGTGTGGCCGAAGACCTTGCGGACCAGGGATACGATGTTTCATCCATCAACGGCCTGGCCGACGGATCCGGCTGGGAAGTTTTTGAAACCCTGGAAACTGAATTGGACGGCTGGGAACGTTCCGACACCATCCAGTACATTCAGGATAACCATGAAGCCCTTGCTGTCGAGAGTGGACGGGAAGGCGGGGATGATGTGATCACCGGCGGTGATGGAGATGATATCATTTACGGCCAGGAAGGTAATGATACCATTGACGGTGGTGCCGGAGACGATGTCATTGACGGCGGCACCGGAATCGATACCCTGGTGTTGATGGATGATTCCTACGAATCCCTTGATTTTTCCAATGTCTCCAATATGGAAAGAATCGAACTGGCTGATGATGGTGAGGCCCAGACTTTGAGCCTTACTGCCCAGGATGTCTTTGCCATGTCCGAAGGCGGTTCCCTTGAGATTTCAGGCGGCAATGACGGAGACCAAGTCAGTCTTGATTTAAGTGACGGCTGGACCCAGTCTGGCGATACCTATACGGCCAATGTTGATACCGGTGCCGGCTTTGTGGATGTCTCCATCTCAGTGACAGATGTGATTGTTGTTACCTATGATGACCAAGGCAATCCCGTAACCTAA
- a CDS encoding flagellar brake protein, with amino-acid sequence MDELEGLLELYKSQGIYIDIGTKVYLEIDGGTFSVTSVFVGMLKDEFMIITLPQKYKSVKNKLYPGNTMIVKYLHEGSVFAFQAGVIEMITTPIRAIALEYPKVVQQRELRGSRRRAVVIPGRVEAKRSDTPVIVNDISKKGCSFIYQGKTNLREGDVLRIFCQFPGFADETGAMACVRNIRREQGTLSVGAEFQDATQAFLTPLMHFLLSIEGFV; translated from the coding sequence ATGGACGAATTAGAAGGCCTTTTGGAACTATACAAATCCCAGGGAATCTATATTGATATCGGTACCAAGGTGTACCTTGAAATTGACGGGGGCACCTTTTCTGTCACCAGTGTTTTTGTGGGCATGCTTAAAGATGAGTTCATGATCATCACCCTGCCCCAAAAATATAAAAGCGTAAAAAACAAATTATACCCGGGCAATACAATGATTGTAAAATACCTGCATGAAGGATCTGTTTTTGCCTTTCAGGCAGGGGTGATTGAAATGATCACCACCCCCATCCGGGCCATCGCGCTTGAATATCCAAAAGTGGTTCAGCAAAGAGAACTTCGCGGCAGCAGGCGCAGGGCCGTTGTCATACCGGGACGGGTGGAGGCAAAAAGAAGTGATACGCCTGTTATTGTCAACGATATCAGTAAAAAAGGATGCAGCTTTATATACCAGGGGAAAACCAACCTCCGAGAGGGGGATGTATTGCGGATTTTTTGCCAGTTTCCCGGATTTGCAGACGAAACCGGTGCCATGGCCTGTGTCAGAAATATAAGAAGAGAGCAGGGGACCCTGTCGGTGGGGGCTGAATTCCAGGATGCCACCCAGGCCTTTTTAACCCCTTTGATGCATTTTCTTTTGTCCATTGAGGGATTTGTCTGA
- a CDS encoding hydroxymethylglutaryl-CoA lyase, protein MIKIVEVGPRDGLQNESVMIPSNIKVAFVDALSESGIREIEVSAFVSPKMVPQLGDAATVFQNIQRKNNVVYSALVPNLKGLEHAVAAGADKICVFMAASETFNLNNIHTTVAGFLERFVPVVKQSKKLGLPVRGYISTAFWCAFEGKIRPDMVVDLAKQMIDMGIDELSICDTIGKATPDEVATLMDVLLPCLPSECIGVHFHDTYGRAIANVLKSVSYGIQIVDASVGGLGGCPFAPGATGNVATESVAAELIKAGEKVNLDIPRLYQAYELIAPYLPAQPQPPTASLACRVCQFFDGNKCCEK, encoded by the coding sequence ATGATAAAAATAGTTGAAGTCGGTCCCCGGGACGGGTTGCAGAACGAAAGCGTAATGATCCCCTCAAATATCAAGGTGGCCTTTGTTGATGCACTCTCTGAATCAGGGATTAGAGAAATTGAAGTCAGTGCATTTGTTTCGCCCAAAATGGTGCCCCAGCTCGGGGATGCCGCAACTGTATTCCAAAATATTCAACGTAAAAACAATGTGGTGTATTCGGCACTTGTTCCCAACTTAAAAGGACTTGAGCATGCGGTTGCAGCCGGTGCGGATAAGATTTGTGTTTTTATGGCCGCCAGTGAAACATTCAACCTGAACAATATTCATACAACAGTGGCTGGGTTCCTGGAGCGGTTTGTGCCTGTGGTCAAACAGTCAAAAAAACTTGGTCTCCCGGTCCGGGGATATATTTCCACAGCGTTCTGGTGTGCCTTTGAAGGTAAGATTCGCCCGGACATGGTTGTGGATTTGGCAAAACAGATGATTGATATGGGAATAGATGAATTGTCAATTTGCGATACCATTGGCAAGGCAACCCCGGATGAAGTGGCCACGCTCATGGATGTGTTGTTGCCATGCCTGCCTTCAGAGTGTATTGGGGTTCACTTTCATGATACCTACGGCAGAGCAATTGCCAATGTTCTTAAATCGGTCTCTTACGGTATACAGATTGTTGATGCCAGTGTCGGAGGGCTTGGCGGATGTCCCTTTGCCCCTGGCGCCACCGGTAATGTGGCCACGGAATCTGTTGCGGCAGAATTGATCAAGGCCGGTGAAAAAGTAAATCTTGATATTCCCAGGCTTTATCAAGCCTATGAATTAATAGCCCCGTATTTGCCGGCTCAACCCCAACCCCCGACAGCCTCCCTGGCATGCAGAGTCTGTCAATTTTTTGATGGAAATAAATGCTGTGAAAAATAA
- a CDS encoding response regulator transcription factor — MNETRLFITGTQRLFRESLVNTVAREDGIQVSGEADSGLSTIDSVACLAPDILILETALPDMNGMEVVRQIISQNPKIKIIALSKTANPEFVWGMINLGISGYLLRSCPLKELITAVRIVAKGEIYLSAAVAGSVVKNILDQKVANPIFSILSNREREVLQLIAEGYKPQAIAQKLFISPKTVQTHQSNLKKKLKLNNTAELTKYAVSKGITTLNFIIKGRPATK, encoded by the coding sequence ATGAACGAGACACGGCTTTTTATCACAGGCACCCAGCGTCTGTTCAGGGAAAGCCTGGTGAACACCGTTGCAAGAGAGGATGGGATACAGGTGTCAGGAGAGGCGGACTCAGGCCTTTCCACCATTGACTCGGTTGCTTGCCTCGCCCCTGATATCCTGATTCTCGAAACAGCCTTGCCGGATATGAACGGGATGGAAGTCGTACGTCAGATCATATCCCAAAATCCAAAAATCAAAATTATTGCCCTGTCCAAAACCGCAAATCCTGAATTTGTCTGGGGTATGATTAACCTGGGCATTTCCGGATACCTGCTCAGATCCTGTCCTTTAAAAGAGTTGATCACAGCGGTCAGGATCGTTGCAAAAGGCGAAATCTATCTCAGTGCTGCCGTTGCAGGCTCTGTGGTTAAAAACATCTTGGACCAAAAGGTTGCCAATCCCATATTTTCCATCCTTTCAAACCGGGAAAGGGAGGTACTCCAGCTCATTGCAGAAGGCTACAAACCCCAGGCCATTGCCCAAAAATTATTTATCAGTCCCAAAACAGTACAAACCCACCAATCCAACCTGAAAAAAAAATTAAAACTCAACAATACGGCTGAACTTACGAAATATGCGGTATCCAAAGGAATTACCACTCTTAATTTCATCATCAAGGGCCGGCCCGCCACCAAATAA
- a CDS encoding adenosine kinase: MSSTRITGIGAALVDVLINETDGFLSALGKEKGGMTYVVDADHQAILSQTDQTPIVVPGGAACNTILGVGKLGGKSRFIGRRGKDAYGENFEAQILASGVDPKLSLSKTPTGKVLSVVTPDAQRSMFTDLGASTEMDPASITSELFEDTAIAVIEGYLLFNPDLITAAMEAAKAANALIALDLASFEVVEASKEILPDMIEKYVDILIANEDEAFAYTGQKDEKKALDILAQNVTYAVLKVGKDGSYVRFQNSTTQIPPVSGNDPKDTTGAGDLWAAGFLYGIAHGYSIEKSGQLGSACGYEVCQVMGAQIPDTAWEKIQKLK; encoded by the coding sequence ATGTCCAGCACCAGAATCACCGGAATCGGCGCGGCATTGGTGGATGTCCTCATCAATGAAACCGATGGTTTTTTATCAGCCCTCGGCAAAGAAAAAGGGGGGATGACCTATGTGGTTGATGCCGACCACCAGGCGATTTTATCCCAAACAGACCAGACACCCATTGTCGTTCCCGGGGGGGCGGCCTGCAACACCATCCTGGGGGTGGGAAAATTGGGCGGTAAATCACGGTTCATCGGCAGGCGGGGAAAAGATGCCTATGGTGAAAATTTTGAAGCCCAAATTCTTGCCTCTGGAGTGGACCCGAAACTAAGCCTGTCTAAAACGCCTACAGGCAAGGTGCTTTCCGTGGTTACCCCCGATGCCCAGCGTTCCATGTTCACAGACCTTGGCGCATCCACAGAGATGGACCCTGCATCTATTACGTCTGAATTGTTTGAGGATACCGCCATTGCCGTGATTGAAGGGTATCTGCTCTTTAACCCGGATCTCATAACGGCGGCCATGGAGGCGGCAAAGGCAGCCAATGCATTAATCGCCCTGGATCTGGCAAGTTTTGAGGTGGTGGAAGCATCCAAAGAGATCCTGCCGGACATGATCGAAAAGTATGTGGATATTCTCATTGCCAACGAAGATGAAGCCTTTGCATATACAGGTCAGAAAGATGAAAAAAAAGCGCTGGATATCCTGGCCCAAAACGTGACCTACGCGGTTCTCAAGGTGGGCAAAGATGGCAGCTATGTTAGGTTTCAAAACTCAACCACTCAAATTCCCCCGGTTTCAGGCAATGATCCCAAAGACACCACAGGGGCGGGGGATTTATGGGCTGCAGGCTTTTTATACGGCATTGCCCATGGATATTCCATTGAAAAAAGCGGGCAGCTTGGATCGGCCTGCGGTTATGAAGTCTGCCAGGTCATGGGCGCCCAGATACCTGACACGGCCTGGGAAAAAATCCAAAAGTTAAAATAA